From the genome of Calliopsis andreniformis isolate RMS-2024a unplaced genomic scaffold, iyCalAndr_principal scaffold0022, whole genome shotgun sequence, one region includes:
- the LOC143186965 gene encoding knirps-related protein has product MNQQCKVCGEPAAGFHFGAFTCEGCKSFFGRSYNNLSSISECKNGGECVINKKNRTACKACRLRKCLLVGMSKSGSRYGRRSNWFKIHCLMQEQQQQQQHYQQNLPNQQLSQQRKPMSPPIGIHTGQRKDDVLMLGLDDYKNSTSPSISSPESHNSDSSVEISERRAAFSGHPGFRPLHSHLQPSVADLSALSKEMMGLPLGFHLGGMSLIPPAFLPPPSLTMFSPYHLYASHGASHPLVANHSSSLLRHSPVIEDSSAISATTTTTTTTMSIDNKDSCGNNNNNDRFAHNHNVQRQSSSPNAEVGEAYNKRFYLDAVLKSQRAQGSPASKERSENGSPVCSPESEGDCLPPQDNPMDLSMKSTSTPVTEEAEDDEIDMESTSDRGSPPLKRPAPIDLTTRS; this is encoded by the exons ATGAACCAACAGTGCAAGGTGTGCGGAGAACCCGCCGCTGGCTTCCATTTCGGCGCCTTCACCTGCGAGGGCTGCAAG TCGTTCTTTGGGAGGTCATACAACAACCTCAGCAGCATCTCGGAGTGCAAGAACGGGGGCGAGTGCGTGATCAACAAGAAGAACCGAACAGCCTGCAAGGCCTGTCGCCTGAGGAAGTGTCTCCTCGTAGGCATGTCGAAGTCTGGTTCTAGGTATGGGCGCAGGTCCAACTGGTTCAAGATCCACTGCCTGATGcaggagcagcagcagcagcaacaacactaCCAGCAGAACCTACCTAATCAACAACTGTCGCAACAAAGGAAGCCTATGAGCCCACCCATAGGTATCCACACTGGTCAGAGAAAGGACGATGTCCTGATGCTAGGCCTGGACGACTATAAAAACTCGACATCTCCTAGTATCAGTTCCCCAGAGTCCCATAATAGCGATAGCTCTGTGGAGATATCTGAAAGAAGAGCTGCCTTCTCGGGTCACCCTGGCTTCAGACCCCTGCACTCGCACCTGCAACCCTCTGTAGCTGATCTGTCAGCCCTCAGCAAGGAGATGATGGGCCTACCCCTTGGCTTCCACCTGGGAGGGATGTCCCTGATACCACCAGCATTCCTGCCACCCCCAAGTCTCACCATGTTCTCGCCCTACCACCTCTACGCTTCTCACGGAGCCTCGCATCCATTGGTGGCTAACCACTCGTCGAGCCTTCTGCGACACTCGCCAGTGATCGAAGATAGCAGTGCAATCTCTGCTACgacgaccactactaccaccacGATGAGCATCGATAATAAGGACTCTTGTgggaacaataataataacgatagatTCGCGCATAATCACAACGTGCAGAGGCAGAGTTCCTCGCCAAACGCTGAAGTAGGGGAAGCTTATAACAAGAGATTCTACTTGGATGCTGTGCTGAAGAGTCAACGAGCACAGGGCTCACCAGCGTCTAAGGAGAGATCGGAGAATGGCTCTCCTGTTTGTAGTCCAGAGTCTGAGGGAGATTGCCTGCCTCCGCAGGATAACCCTATGGATCTCTCTATGAAGAGCACTAGTACACCAGTCACAGAGGAAGCAGAAGATGACGAGATCGACATGGAGAGTACTAGCGATAGGGGTAGTCCGCCTCTGAAGAGGCCAGCACCTATAGACCTCACCACTCGGTCCTAA